Proteins encoded together in one bacterium window:
- a CDS encoding ABC transporter ATP-binding protein, translating into MPELITISNFSKHYGTIRAVDHLSLAINTGELFGLIGPDGAGKTTCMRTLCTLLTLEAGEMRLAGYDVRRDVTQIRSILGYMPQRFSLYPDLSVAENLRFFADLFGVPAAEREQRLQQLYHFSKLAPFQHRLARQLSGGMKQKLALSCTLIHRPQILVLDEPTTGVDPVSRREFWEILQQLRAEGVTILVSTPYMDEALLCNRVAFMHRGRLLALDEPALINRHFPDALYEVVTAAPQLLMPYFKRAPDCQSVQIFGDRLHVSFAAPLAAGRIAEIIAAAPHPITHMHPIAPGMEDTFMVLMKNDES; encoded by the coding sequence ATGCCCGAGCTTATCACCATCAGTAATTTCAGCAAGCACTACGGCACCATCCGTGCCGTCGACCATCTCTCACTCGCCATCAACACCGGTGAGTTGTTCGGCCTGATCGGCCCGGACGGCGCCGGCAAAACCACCTGCATGCGCACGCTCTGCACTCTGCTCACGCTGGAGGCCGGCGAGATGCGCCTCGCCGGTTATGACGTGCGCCGCGACGTGACGCAGATACGCAGCATTCTCGGTTACATGCCCCAGCGCTTCTCCCTTTATCCGGATCTTTCCGTGGCTGAAAATCTGCGCTTCTTCGCGGATCTGTTCGGCGTGCCCGCGGCTGAGCGCGAGCAGCGGCTGCAGCAGCTCTACCATTTCAGCAAACTCGCGCCGTTCCAGCACCGCCTGGCGCGCCAGCTTTCCGGCGGCATGAAACAAAAGCTCGCGCTCTCCTGCACGCTGATTCACCGGCCGCAGATTCTGGTGCTCGATGAACCGACCACCGGCGTCGATCCGGTTTCGCGGCGGGAGTTCTGGGAAATCTTGCAGCAATTGCGCGCGGAGGGCGTGACCATCCTCGTTTCCACGCCCTACATGGATGAAGCGCTGTTGTGCAATCGCGTCGCCTTCATGCACCGCGGCCGGCTGCTGGCGCTGGATGAGCCGGCACTGATCAACCGCCATTTTCCCGACGCGCTTTATGAAGTCGTCACTGCCGCTCCCCAGCTTCTGATGCCGTATTTCAAGCGCGCGCCGGACTGTCAGTCGGTGCAAATCTTCGGTGATCGTTTGCATGTCAGTTTTGCCGCGCCGTTGGCCGCCGGCCGCATTGCCGAAATCATCGCCGCGGCGCCGCATCCCATCACCCACATGCATCCCATTGCGCCCGGCATGGAAGACACGTTCATGGTGTTGATGAAAAACGATGAATCCTGA
- a CDS encoding efflux RND transporter periplasmic adaptor subunit, with translation MKKAPIYCLMISLLLFGCTKKNNDAFHASAIVEGTSVKVSAQTGGFLQQVSFEEGELVQLGQTLAVVDTEKLGYQREQVEANLAELAVQQRIAATNVRRAAEDYDYAKIKHERYLELFQQNAASQQVLDDLKLNFERTRTALEAAQQNLQSLASRSRSLEAQRKLLQRQITDASVTAPINGTVATRYYEAGETIPMNAPLAELIDLSTMWTKVFVSETFLPKIKIGQPAEIRIDGVAETLRGTVSWISPRAEFTPKNILTPESRTALVYAVKITIANPEQRLKHGMPVAITLPAAW, from the coding sequence ATGAAAAAAGCACCAATCTATTGCCTGATGATTTCGCTGTTGCTGTTCGGCTGCACGAAAAAAAACAATGATGCGTTTCATGCCAGCGCGATTGTGGAGGGGACGTCCGTCAAGGTGTCGGCGCAAACCGGCGGCTTCTTGCAGCAGGTGAGTTTCGAGGAGGGTGAGCTCGTCCAACTCGGACAGACCCTGGCAGTGGTCGATACCGAAAAGCTCGGCTATCAACGCGAGCAAGTCGAGGCCAATCTCGCAGAGCTGGCGGTGCAGCAGCGCATCGCGGCAACGAATGTGCGGCGGGCGGCCGAGGATTACGATTATGCCAAAATCAAGCATGAGCGCTACCTCGAGTTGTTTCAGCAAAACGCCGCTTCCCAGCAGGTTTTGGATGATTTGAAACTCAACTTCGAGCGCACCCGCACCGCGCTGGAAGCGGCGCAGCAAAACCTGCAATCGCTCGCCAGCCGCAGCCGCAGCCTGGAAGCGCAGCGCAAACTGCTGCAACGCCAGATCACCGACGCCAGCGTGACCGCGCCGATCAACGGCACGGTGGCGACGCGTTACTATGAGGCCGGAGAAACCATCCCCATGAATGCGCCGCTGGCCGAGCTGATCGATCTCTCCACCATGTGGACGAAGGTATTCGTTTCCGAGACGTTCCTGCCGAAAATCAAAATCGGCCAGCCCGCCGAAATCCGCATCGATGGCGTGGCGGAGACGCTGCGCGGCACGGTGAGTTGGATCAGCCCCCGCGCGGAATTCACGCCCAAGAACATTCTCACGCCCGAGAGCCGCACCGCGCTGGTGTATGCCGTGAAAATCACGATCGCCAATCCCGAGCAGCGCTTGAAGCATGGCATGCCGGTGGCGATCACGCTGCCAGCGGCCTGGTGA
- a CDS encoding TolC family protein, producing MKTSHLALAIFLLGGRLAAQTPLGLEEALELALQNNLQLKQQEQRQASARLEVDLRRGQLLPSLDFIGTASYTDELATFDLPRALTGGRLIQIELGGHDRSDLALALRQPLFTGGRLRTQVALAQNAVQSEELRRQLLRQQTAFLVQQVFYQAQALKRQGQIQAASERRLLVQLEQMRSLLRAAQVMAFDTLQVHNQTLQIRIEQDQNRRDQRLLDLQMARLLDLSAVRPIAEAPLAKPGTSPPPLENLIQLALQRRPELASVRTGQHAAELNRRLATSAYYPTLNAEASYHYAKPGLNQVANEWMRYGVVGVNLQWNLWRGRQDRRRVQQAEAERTRLTLQERDLVAGITHEVERGYENLQLAARQISLAEQLVAQQQERYRIVTVQQREGVATTNDVIVAENDLRAAELQLQRTLVQYQLAQSELQLATGGSVAFQ from the coding sequence ATGAAAACATCTCACCTTGCGCTTGCCATTTTTCTGCTGGGGGGAAGACTGGCAGCGCAAACGCCCCTGGGGCTGGAGGAAGCCCTCGAACTTGCCCTGCAGAACAATCTTCAACTCAAACAACAAGAGCAGCGCCAGGCGAGCGCCCGTCTGGAAGTCGACCTGCGCCGCGGCCAGCTCCTGCCGAGCCTCGATTTCATCGGCACGGCCTCCTACACCGACGAACTGGCGACGTTCGACTTGCCGCGCGCCCTCACCGGCGGCCGTTTGATTCAGATCGAGTTGGGCGGCCACGACCGTAGTGATCTCGCCTTGGCCTTACGCCAGCCGCTGTTCACCGGCGGCCGCTTGCGCACCCAAGTTGCGCTGGCGCAAAACGCGGTGCAATCCGAAGAGCTGCGCCGCCAGTTGTTGCGGCAGCAAACCGCCTTCCTGGTGCAACAAGTCTTTTATCAAGCGCAGGCACTCAAGCGCCAGGGCCAGATTCAAGCCGCCAGCGAACGCCGGCTACTGGTGCAACTCGAACAAATGCGCAGCCTGTTGCGCGCCGCGCAGGTGATGGCCTTCGACACGCTGCAGGTGCACAATCAAACACTGCAGATCCGCATCGAGCAGGATCAAAACCGGCGCGACCAGCGGCTGTTGGATCTGCAGATGGCCCGCCTGCTCGATCTCAGCGCCGTGCGGCCGATTGCCGAAGCGCCGCTGGCGAAACCCGGCACAAGTCCGCCGCCGCTGGAGAATCTCATTCAACTCGCGCTGCAGCGCCGGCCGGAGCTGGCCAGCGTGCGCACCGGCCAGCACGCCGCGGAGTTGAATCGGCGACTGGCAACCAGCGCCTACTACCCCACCCTGAATGCCGAGGCGAGTTATCACTACGCCAAGCCCGGTCTCAATCAAGTGGCCAACGAGTGGATGCGCTACGGCGTGGTGGGCGTGAATCTGCAGTGGAATCTGTGGCGCGGGCGGCAGGATCGCCGCCGCGTGCAACAGGCAGAGGCCGAACGCACCCGGCTGACTTTGCAGGAACGCGACCTGGTGGCAGGCATCACCCATGAAGTCGAGCGCGGCTACGAGAACCTGCAACTCGCCGCCCGTCAAATTTCCCTGGCAGAGCAACTGGTGGCGCAGCAGCAGGAACGCTATCGCATCGTCACCGTGCAACAGCGCGAGGGCGTGGCCACCACCAACGACGTCATCGTCGCCGAGAACGACTTGCGCGCCGCCGAGCTGCAACTGCAGCGCACACTGGTGCAGTATCAGCTTGCGCAAAGTGAATTGCAGCTCGCCACCGGCGGCAGTGTGGCATTCCAATGA
- a CDS encoding dihydrodipicolinate reductase, with translation MAIRVVQFGLGPIGQACVKVLLQKPGVELAGAIDIDPAKVGRDLGEVCGLRRSTGLIVRGDAEAALAAWRPHVVVHTTSSFLHRVEDQLAAIVRAGSCVVSSTEELFYPYERDPEFCRRIDALAQQHGVAVVATGVNPGFAMDILPLTLTAACTQVQALRLTRVADASKRRLPFQQKIGAGLTLAQFRAKVRAGGFGHIGLRESALTVLRCLGWQADKFIESIKPMLAARRVTTPYLTVKKGQVTGIHQTLKCRQGTKTLLVFDWKMYVGAPESYDRVEIKGDPPLTMNIAGGIFGDTGTIGALVNTIPKVLQAAPGLRSAVDLPVPHAFL, from the coding sequence ATGGCGATTCGCGTGGTGCAGTTCGGCCTCGGCCCCATCGGCCAGGCGTGTGTGAAGGTGCTGCTGCAAAAACCGGGGGTGGAATTGGCAGGCGCAATCGATATCGATCCCGCCAAAGTTGGACGCGATCTCGGCGAGGTGTGCGGCCTGCGCCGCAGCACCGGCCTGATCGTGCGCGGCGATGCCGAAGCGGCGCTGGCAGCGTGGCGGCCGCACGTGGTGGTGCACACCACCAGTTCGTTTCTCCATCGCGTCGAGGATCAGCTCGCGGCCATCGTGCGCGCCGGCAGTTGCGTGGTTTCCTCGACCGAGGAGCTGTTCTATCCTTACGAGCGCGATCCGGAATTCTGCCGGCGCATCGATGCGCTGGCGCAGCAACACGGCGTGGCGGTGGTGGCCACCGGCGTGAATCCCGGTTTTGCGATGGATATCCTGCCGCTCACGCTCACGGCGGCGTGCACGCAAGTCCAGGCGCTGCGCCTGACGCGCGTGGCGGATGCCAGCAAACGGCGCCTGCCGTTTCAGCAAAAGATCGGCGCGGGGCTGACGCTGGCGCAATTCCGCGCCAAAGTGCGGGCCGGCGGTTTCGGCCACATCGGCTTGCGCGAATCCGCGCTCACCGTTTTGCGCTGCCTCGGCTGGCAGGCGGACAAGTTCATCGAATCAATCAAGCCCATGCTGGCCGCGCGGCGCGTCACAACGCCGTATCTCACTGTGAAGAAAGGGCAGGTAACGGGCATTCATCAGACGTTGAAATGCCGGCAGGGCACGAAGACTCTGCTCGTGTTCGACTGGAAAATGTACGTGGGCGCGCCGGAGTCGTACGATCGCGTGGAGATCAAGGGCGATCCGCCGCTCACGATGAACATTGCCGGCGGCATCTTCGGCGACACCGGTACGATCGGAGCGCTGGTCAACACCATCCCCAAAGTCTTGCAGGCGGCACCGGGACTGCGCAGCGCAGTCGACCTGCCGGTGCCGCATGCGTTCCTGTGA
- a CDS encoding T9SS type A sorting domain-containing protein, whose product MSVNRGLPLAVFSAAVLALGAASSHPAVAVSSANAQLPARQELVRISPNPIIRDAAAGHPVYYVMTIANLGETTDRYRLATAGPLWPVTILTADTARKITETGELAAGGQLNLVIQIDVPSTAVRGVRDTLRVSVSSLTDSGIRDSAFLATTSLGPAASLPFTETFATTNLSPVRWLENLGPAAVNTRAQNEPSPTFSLNFDGNATGGDLVQTQPINLAGKRDVVFRFAFQRGGEGSNSPETGDDFFVDYYNRDGEWLNLIMLPGAGSHQNVFEPVSVILPADAYHSSLRLRFRNIATPGPFDDWFIDDIRLLDLPPARLPFADSFLETTLDATRWPQTAGALVNELALNPPSPPLALNLPGGSSVQSVPIDLSAENAVSLRYYFEQTGAGEEPDAGDDLVIEFRDAFNNWQELTRHLGEDGGLPVFTRKEIVLPPAAYHRNFRLRLRNTGAQDRDDWFVDDVRLDVFAPSDIAVTPASFAVKLFENDRTTRVLTIDNTGVGDLFYSLRIVPPDFGAALRKAGSQPFWRYPRAFYTAPGKHEVDGRRGHPVLAGRGGPDNFGYTWRDSDDLSGPAFNWQDIAATGNRIPDAGDDDNLGPFALGFAFPFYDSVYTSFRFCSNGFISFSSTSSAFSNNPVPSLGVPDLVAPFWDDLEVRPGAAYYHADGNKLILQWHNVRRASGEGPYTFQLVLTPEGNILFQYLSVAGPANFCTVGIQNRQTSDGLEVAFNTNYVRDSLAVLISRPASWLAFTPRSGILASGRQQEVALEFSAAGLSSAATFHAELRVESNDLDEPSVPVQMTLEVLSLSDTTRHFPDPETTAVVYPIVIDRATLDHQDLAAGDEIGAFTPSGKLAGSVVWPAQPPARFVCFGDDPATAAVEGFQRGETIYFRIWDSSRGDRDYAATATYTRGDGKFGTADSARIAVLSALTVFTRRQNLAARWSWVSFNVTPANPEVEAVFHDTGQLRILKDLEGRVFIPNLVNTLGRINPLAGYAAYFDAPDSVAVAGEEVAPFTPIPLEAGYNFVSYLPAAAIPSVTALATVLDNLVIAKDDQGGFLIPGLGLLNTMGSLQPGRGYKLYLSRPDTLIYPLGAAGALARVRDPAATRDEAPVHFTGVVRGSENYVVVITAARVAEGALQPGDEIGILSQAGELVGAGVWPAAGVLGIAAWRSEAVVEGASPSGYVTGTAMQFRIWRKAQDLEMVAAPRFQRGNGTFESEAFALVELEGGMLPSVFSLEQNYPNPFLLLQAETPAPTTIRYALPQAGAVTIRVYNMLGQVVRTLRQEPQKAGYHTLQWDGRDDHGRLVAKGVYLYRMQAGAFHAVRKLLVM is encoded by the coding sequence ATGTCTGTGAATCGTGGGTTGCCGCTCGCCGTGTTTTCCGCCGCTGTTTTGGCACTGGGCGCGGCCTCATCCCATCCTGCCGTTGCCGTTTCCTCTGCAAATGCACAATTGCCCGCCCGGCAGGAGTTGGTGCGCATCTCGCCCAACCCCATCATTCGTGATGCTGCTGCCGGCCATCCGGTCTATTATGTGATGACGATCGCAAATCTGGGGGAAACGACGGATCGTTATCGTCTCGCCACGGCCGGCCCGCTCTGGCCGGTGACGATTCTCACTGCCGACACTGCGCGCAAGATCACGGAGACCGGCGAGCTGGCCGCCGGCGGGCAACTCAATCTCGTGATCCAAATCGATGTACCCAGCACCGCGGTACGCGGCGTGCGTGACACGCTGCGCGTCAGCGTCAGCTCTCTCACCGATTCCGGCATCCGCGATTCTGCCTTCCTCGCGACGACTTCGCTGGGTCCCGCTGCTTCCCTGCCATTCACCGAAACTTTTGCGACCACCAACCTGAGTCCAGTCCGCTGGCTGGAGAACCTCGGGCCGGCAGCGGTAAACACGCGGGCGCAAAACGAACCCAGCCCGACTTTTTCGCTGAATTTCGACGGCAATGCCACTGGCGGTGATTTGGTGCAAACGCAGCCGATCAATCTCGCCGGCAAGCGCGACGTGGTCTTTCGATTCGCCTTTCAGCGCGGCGGCGAAGGCAGCAATTCGCCGGAAACCGGTGATGATTTTTTCGTGGACTATTACAATCGCGACGGTGAATGGCTGAATCTCATCATGCTGCCGGGTGCCGGATCACACCAAAACGTGTTTGAACCCGTCTCCGTGATTCTGCCGGCGGATGCCTATCACAGCAGCCTGCGCCTGCGCTTCCGCAATATTGCCACGCCCGGCCCGTTCGACGATTGGTTCATCGATGACATTCGCCTGCTCGATTTGCCGCCGGCGCGCCTGCCCTTTGCCGACAGCTTTTTGGAAACCACGCTGGATGCCACCCGCTGGCCGCAAACCGCGGGCGCGTTGGTGAATGAGCTGGCGCTCAATCCGCCCAGCCCGCCGCTGGCGTTGAATCTGCCCGGCGGCAGCAGCGTGCAAAGTGTGCCCATCGATCTCTCGGCCGAGAACGCGGTTTCGCTGCGCTATTACTTCGAACAGACCGGCGCCGGCGAGGAGCCGGATGCCGGTGACGACCTGGTGATCGAGTTCCGCGACGCGTTCAACAACTGGCAGGAATTGACGCGCCATCTCGGCGAGGACGGCGGCCTGCCGGTGTTCACTCGCAAGGAAATCGTGCTGCCGCCCGCCGCCTATCACCGCAATTTTCGCCTGCGCCTGCGCAACACCGGCGCGCAGGATCGCGATGATTGGTTTGTCGACGACGTGCGGCTGGATGTGTTCGCGCCCTCGGATATCGCCGTGACGCCCGCCAGTTTCGCCGTCAAACTGTTCGAGAATGATCGCACCACCCGCGTGCTCACGATCGACAACACCGGCGTCGGCGATTTGTTCTACAGTCTGCGCATCGTGCCGCCGGATTTCGGCGCGGCTTTGCGCAAAGCCGGCAGCCAGCCGTTTTGGCGCTATCCCCGCGCGTTCTACACGGCGCCGGGCAAGCACGAGGTGGACGGACGCCGCGGCCATCCCGTGCTGGCGGGGCGCGGCGGCCCGGACAATTTCGGCTACACTTGGCGCGACAGCGATGATCTCAGCGGACCCGCCTTCAATTGGCAGGATATTGCAGCGACCGGCAATCGCATTCCCGATGCCGGTGATGATGACAACCTCGGCCCGTTTGCCCTCGGGTTTGCCTTTCCGTTCTATGATTCCGTCTACACGTCCTTCCGCTTTTGCAGCAACGGTTTCATTTCTTTCAGCAGCACTTCCAGTGCCTTCAGCAATAATCCCGTTCCCAGCCTGGGCGTGCCGGATTTGGTCGCGCCGTTTTGGGATGATCTCGAGGTACGGCCCGGCGCTGCCTACTATCACGCCGACGGAAACAAACTGATCTTGCAGTGGCACAATGTCAGGCGCGCGAGCGGCGAAGGGCCTTACACCTTTCAACTCGTGCTCACGCCCGAGGGTAATATTCTCTTTCAATATTTGTCAGTGGCCGGGCCGGCAAACTTCTGTACCGTCGGCATTCAAAATCGCCAAACCAGTGACGGCCTGGAGGTGGCGTTCAACACCAACTATGTCAGGGACAGTTTGGCGGTGTTGATCAGCCGGCCCGCGAGCTGGCTGGCGTTCACCCCGCGCTCGGGCATTTTGGCCAGCGGCCGGCAGCAGGAAGTGGCGCTGGAATTCAGCGCCGCGGGCTTGTCATCCGCTGCCACCTTTCATGCTGAATTGCGGGTGGAAAGTAATGATCTCGACGAACCCAGCGTGCCGGTGCAGATGACGCTGGAGGTGTTGAGCCTGAGTGATACCACCCGTCACTTTCCCGATCCCGAAACCACGGCAGTGGTTTATCCGATTGTCATTGATCGCGCCACCCTCGACCATCAAGACCTTGCTGCCGGCGATGAAATCGGCGCCTTTACGCCCAGCGGCAAACTGGCGGGCAGCGTGGTTTGGCCGGCCCAGCCGCCTGCCCGTTTCGTGTGCTTTGGCGATGATCCGGCAACGGCCGCGGTGGAAGGGTTTCAACGCGGGGAGACCATCTATTTTCGCATTTGGGACAGCAGTCGCGGCGATCGCGATTATGCCGCCACGGCCACTTACACGCGCGGCGACGGCAAATTCGGCACCGCGGATTCTGCGCGCATTGCTGTGCTCTCCGCTCTGACGGTGTTCACGCGCCGGCAAAATCTCGCGGCGCGCTGGAGCTGGGTGTCGTTCAACGTCACGCCGGCAAATCCCGAGGTCGAAGCGGTATTTCATGACACTGGTCAGTTGCGCATCTTGAAAGACTTGGAGGGCCGCGTATTCATTCCGAATCTGGTCAATACTCTGGGCCGCATCAACCCGCTGGCCGGCTATGCCGCCTATTTCGACGCGCCGGACAGCGTGGCCGTCGCCGGCGAAGAAGTGGCGCCGTTCACGCCGATTCCGCTGGAGGCAGGCTACAACTTCGTCAGCTATCTTCCGGCTGCCGCCATTCCGTCCGTGACCGCCTTGGCGACGGTGCTCGACAATTTGGTCATCGCCAAGGATGACCAGGGCGGCTTTCTCATTCCCGGACTCGGTTTGCTCAACACCATGGGAAGCTTGCAGCCGGGCCGCGGGTACAAACTTTACCTGAGCCGGCCGGATACGTTGATCTATCCGCTCGGCGCTGCCGGTGCGCTGGCGCGAGTTCGCGATCCGGCAGCAACCCGCGATGAAGCGCCCGTGCATTTCACCGGCGTGGTGCGCGGCAGTGAAAACTACGTCGTCGTGATCACCGCTGCCCGTGTGGCCGAAGGCGCGCTGCAACCCGGCGATGAGATCGGCATTCTCAGTCAGGCCGGCGAACTGGTCGGCGCCGGCGTTTGGCCCGCTGCGGGTGTGCTCGGCATCGCGGCCTGGCGCAGCGAGGCCGTCGTGGAGGGCGCAAGCCCGAGCGGTTACGTGACCGGCACGGCCATGCAATTCAGAATTTGGCGTAAAGCGCAGGATTTGGAAATGGTGGCTGCGCCGCGCTTCCAGCGCGGCAACGGCACCTTCGAAAGCGAGGCCTTTGCGCTGGTGGAATTGGAGGGCGGAATGCTGCCCAGCGTGTTCAGCCTCGAGCAGAACTATCCCAATCCCTTCCTGCTTTTGCAGGCGGAGACGCCGGCACCGACGACCATTCGCTATGCCCTGCCGCAAGCCGGCGCGGTGACGATTCGCGTGTACAACATGCTCGGTCAAGTCGTCCGCACGTTGCGCCAGGAGCCGCAGAAAGCCGGTTACCATACGCTGCAATGGGACGGCCGCGATGATCACGGCCGGCTGGTTGCCAAGGGCGTCTATCTCTATCGCATGCAAGCCGGCGCCTTTCACGCGGTAAGAAAGTTATTGGTGATGTGA
- a CDS encoding secondary thiamine-phosphate synthase enzyme YjbQ, whose translation MRQSAHTLTLATTGKGLYEFTGEVQGWLAEIHAVSGLLTVFVQHTSASLLIQENADPEVQRDLERFFRRLVPEGEALFRHQSEGPDDMPAHVRAALTATSLSIPVLDGGPALGTWQGLYLYEHRNAPHRRRIVLQFTGE comes from the coding sequence ATGCGCCAATCCGCACACACGCTCACCCTGGCCACGACGGGCAAGGGTTTGTACGAATTCACCGGCGAAGTGCAGGGCTGGCTGGCGGAGATTCACGCCGTCAGCGGCCTGCTCACCGTTTTCGTGCAGCACACCTCCGCCTCGCTGCTGATTCAGGAAAACGCCGACCCCGAAGTGCAACGCGATTTGGAACGCTTCTTCCGCCGCCTGGTGCCGGAGGGTGAGGCGCTCTTCCGCCATCAATCCGAAGGCCCGGACGACATGCCCGCGCATGTGCGGGCCGCGCTGACCGCGACCTCACTCAGCATTCCTGTGCTTGACGGCGGGCCTGCCCTGGGCACGTGGCAGGGCCTCTATCTTTACGAGCATCGCAATGCCCCGCACCGCCGGCGGATCGTACTGCAATTCACCGGCGAGTGA